From Coffea arabica cultivar ET-39 chromosome 10e, Coffea Arabica ET-39 HiFi, whole genome shotgun sequence, one genomic window encodes:
- the LOC113711996 gene encoding protein NRT1/ PTR FAMILY 4.4-like, with amino-acid sequence MAGNKVETAAGENFKEEAGVSHDRRHESPCSFEEILVDWRGRPTCQPNQHGGMTAAAFVLGLQAFEMMAIAAVGNNLITYVFNEMHFPLSKSANIVTNFVGTVFLLSLFGGYLSDSYLGSFRTMLIFGVVELSGFILLAVQAHLPQLRPPKCDMMASTAGGHHCLGAKGFEAWIFFLALHLVALGSGCLKPNIISHGADQFSKNDSKQFRRLSTYFNCAYFAFCSGELVALTVLVWVQTHSGMDVGFGVSAAVMAVGLLCLISGSAFYVNKPPRGSIFTSIAQVLVAAITKRKQICPSQLKMSHGSQDTGPQGFSSPSASAIGLRHTEKLRNIQNRTGTSESRWRLCSASQAEQVKILVSVVPIFACTIIFNTILAQLQTFSVQQGTTMNTRIAKNFRIPPASLQSIPYIMLIFVVPLYETAFVPIARKVTGKESGISPLQRVGIGLFIASFSMVSAAIIENKRRNFALEFNKSLSIFWIAPQFLIFGLSEMFTAVGLVEFFYKQSLEGMQSFLTAMTYCSYSFGFYLSSLLVSSVNKITSSGPSGGGWLSDNDLNKDRLDLFYWLLAALSLVNFFNYLFWSNWYSYSPSLPPTAAPPLQENQTGRC; translated from the exons ATGGCGGGTAACAAGGTGGAGACAGCTGCAGGAGAGAATTTCAAAGAAGAAGCTGGTGTGTCCCATGATCGACGACATGAGTCGCCATGTAGTTTTGAGGAGATTTTAGTTGATTGGAGAGGCAGACCTACTTGCCAACCTAACCAACATGGCGGAATGACTGCTGCTGCTTTTGTACTAG GCCTTCAAGCTTTCGAAATGATGGCAATTGCTGCTGTTGGGAACAATCTGATTACCTATGTATTCAACGAGATGCACTTCCCTCTGTCCAAGTCGGCTAACATCGTAACAAACTTCGTAGGAACTGTTTTCCTGTTGTCCCTTTTCGGAGGATACCTGTCTGATTCTTATCTTGGGAGTTTTAGGACCATGTTAATTTTCGGCGTCGTAGAGCTTTCT GGGTTCATCTTATTAGCCGTCCAAGCCCATCTACCGCAACTGCGTCCACCCAAATGTGACATGATGGCATCCACTGCTGGAGGCCATCACTGTTTGGGAGCAAAAGGCTTCGAGGCCTGGATATTCTTCTTGGCTCTCCACCTGGTAGCCTTAGGAAGCGGTTGTCTAAAGCCAAACATCATATCCCATGGAGCTGACCAGTTCAGCAAGAACGATTCCAAGCAATTCAGGAGGCTGTCGACTTATTTCAACTGTGCATATTTCGCCTTTTGCTCCGGGGAGCTTGTTGCCCTGACAGTTCTAGTTTGGGTTCAGACGCATTCAGGGATGGATGTAGGCTTTGGAGTTTCTGCAGCTGTTATGGCCGTGGGATTGCTGTGCTTGATTTCTGGGTCTGCTTTTTACGTGAACAAGCCACCCCGTGGAAGCATTTTCACTTCTATTGCCCAG GTTCTTGTTGCTGCAATCacaaagagaaaacaaatttgCCCTTCCCAATTAAAGATGTCCCATGGAAGCCAAGACACAGGGCCCCAAGGCTTTTCTAGCCCGTCAGCAAGCGCCATCGGTCTCCGGCATACAGAAAAGCTCAG GAATATACAGAATAGAACTGGGACGAGTGAAAGTCGATGGAGATTATGCAGTGCTTCACAAGCGGAGCAAGTGAAGATACTTGTCTCTGTTGTCCCCATATTTGCGTGCACGATCATCTTTAACACCATATTAGCTCAGCTCCAAACATTCTCCGTCCAACAAGGAACTACAATGAATACGCGCATCGCCAAGAATTTCAGGATCCCTCCAGCATCTCTTCAGTCTATTCCTTATATCATGCTCATATTTGTGGTTCCCCTCTATGAGACTGCATTCGTCCCGATAGCCCGAAAAGTTACAGGAAAGGAATCAGGAATATCCCCTCTGCAAAGGGTTGGCATCGGCCTCTTTATTGCATCTTTCTCAATGGTTTCAGCTGCAATAAttgagaacaaaagaagaaacTTTGCCTTAGAATTCAACAAAAGCCTCTCAATTTTCTGGATAGCTCCGCAGTTCCTGATATTTGGGCTGTCAGAGATGTTCACTGCTGTGGGGCTGGTTGAGTTCTTCTACAAACAGTCTTTGGAAGGGATGCAATCCTTTCTTACCGCAATGACTTACTGTTCATATTCATTTGGGTTCTATTTGAGTTCCCTCTTAGTTTCGTCAGTAAACAAAATTACCTCGTCTGGTCCTTCAGGAGGGGGCTGGCTCAGTGATAATGACCTCAACAAAGATAGACTAGACCTGTTTTATTGGCTCCTAGCTGCTCTTAGCCTCGTCAACTTCTTCAACTATCTTTTCTGGTCAAATTGGTATTCATACAGTCCATCTTTACCCCCAACTGCGGCTCCTCCACTGCAGGAGAATCAGACGGGACGATGTTGA